One Leopardus geoffroyi isolate Oge1 chromosome C1, O.geoffroyi_Oge1_pat1.0, whole genome shotgun sequence DNA segment encodes these proteins:
- the FAM43B gene encoding protein FAM43B → MLPWRRNKFVLVEDEAKCKAKSLSPGLAYTSLLSSFLRSCPDLLPDWPLERLGRVFRSRRQKVELNKEDPTYTVWYLGNAVTLHAKGDGCTDDAVGKIWARCGPGGGTKMKLTLGPHGIRMQPCERSAAGGSGGSGGRRPAHAYLLPRITYCTADGRHPRVFAWVYRHQARHKAVVLRCHAVLLARAHKARALARLLRQTALAAFSDFKRLQRQSDARHVRQQHLRAGGAAASVPRAPLRRLLNAKCAYRPPPGERGRGAPRLSSIQEEDEEEEDGDAEERERPEVLSLARELRTCSLRGAPAPPPPAQPRRWKAGPRERAGQAR, encoded by the coding sequence ATGCTGCCCTGGAGACGCAACAAATTCGTGCTAGTGGAGGACGAGGCGAAGTGCAAGGCGAAGAGCCTGAGTCCGGGACTCGCCTACACGTCGCTGCTCTCCAGCTTCCTGCGCTCCTGCCCGGACCTGCTACCCGACTGGCCGCTGGAGCGCCTGGGCCGCGTGTTCCGCAGCCGGCGCCAGAAAGTGGAGCTCAACAAGGAGGACCCGACCTACACCGTGTGGTACCTGGGCAACGCCGTCACCCTGCACGCCAAGGGCGACGGCTGCACCGACGACGCCGTGGGCAAAATCTGGGCGCGCTGCGGGCCGGGCGGGGGCACCAAGATGAAGCTGACGCTGGGGCCGCACGGCATCCGCATGCAGCCGTGCGAGCGCAGCGCCGCGGGGGGTTCGGGGGGCTCCGGGGGCCGCCGGCCGGCGCACGCCTACCTGCTGCCGCGCATCACCTACTGCACCGCGGACGGGCGCCACCCGCGCGTCTTCGCCTGGGTCTACCGCCACCAGGCGCGCCACAAGGCCGTGGTGCTGCGCTGCCACGCCGTGCTGCTGGCGCGGGCGCACAAGGCGCGCGCCCTGGCCCGCCTGCTCCGCCAGACCGCGCTGGCGGCCTTCAGCGACTTCAAGAGGCTGCAGCGCCAGAGCGACGCGCGCCACGTGCGCCAGCAGCACCTCCGTGCAGGGGGCGCCGCCGCCTCGGTGCCCCGCGCCCCGCTGCGCAGGCTGCTCAACGCCAAGTGCGCCTACCGGCCGCCGCCCGGCGAGCGCGGCCGTGGGGCCCCGCGCCTCAGCAGCATCCAGgaagaggacgaggaggaggaggacggagACGCGGAGGAGCGCGAGCGGCCCGAGGTGCTCAGCCTGGCCCGGGAGCTGAGGACGTGCAGCCTGCGGGGCGccccggcgccgccgccgccggcgcAGCCCCGCCGCTGGAAGGCGGGCCCCAGGGAGCGGGCGGGCCAGGCGCGCTGA